TGATATATTCTATATTATTCATGTGATGAGACATATCAATCTGAGATGAACGAATCTGCTGCTCAAAGACAAACTCATCATCAGAAAAATCAGAAGGGAAACGTTCGAAAGGCTCGTTATAAACTGCCTCAGGGAAATTCTCTTTTGGATATGGAAGATTTGTGATTTTGAGCGGACGATGATTTTCGAGGCTCAAAACGCAGGCTTCCTGATTTGCAACAAGAAGAGTCTGGCCGTTCTTATCAACGAACTGCGTATTAACGTGAGTTCGCATTCCAAGATTATCAATAGGGAAGGTACGGGCTGTAATGATTTCACGCCAGTCAGGGCGACGTTCAAAATGAACTTTTGTTTTTGTGAACACCCAGAAGGCATTGAACTTTTCGCGGTAGATTACACCGTCGCAGTCCATTGCATTAAAACTCTCAGTAAGATTATCCTGTACAAGTAAAACAGACTGAGCCACTCCCATCCGAACTGATGAATCAATAAACGCAGAAGAAATCTCACGTTCAGTTTCAAAAATTAAACTATTATTCATATGACAATTGTAATATTTTTTTATGAAACATGATATATAGAACAGATCTATGTTATAATATTTTGTGAATGAGGAGTAAAAACATGGACACACGAAGAGACAAAACTAATTACTATCTTGATATTGCGGAGGAAGTTTCTAAACGGTGCACATGTTTGCGCAGACACTATGGTGCGTTAATCGTAAAGAATGATGAAATTGTTTCGACGGGTTATGTGGGTGCGCCAAGGGGACGGGCAAATTGTACGGACCTCGGTTATTGTATTCGGGCGAAGCTGAATATTCCGCGAGGCGAGCGTTACGAACTTTGCCGCAGTGTTCATGCAGAAGCTAATGCGATTATTTCGGCTCCTAGAGACAGAATGATTGACTCGACTTTGTATCTGACTGGTATTGAAGTAAGCGACAAATCTTATATCAAAAATGCAAACAGCTGTTCTATGTGTAAGCGAATGGTAATCAATGCTGGTATAAAAACTGTTGTAATTAGACTGAATCACGATGAATATAAAACTATTGAAGTTTCATCCTGGGTTGAAAATGATGAATCTATAGATGGAACTATGGGATACTAGTTTTCATTAAAGTACAACTGTAATCGAAAAGATTGATTTTTTCACAATAATCCTCATAATAGTGCGATATGAAACTTAAAGGCTTTTACTCATCACTTGTGGCAATCGCAATTCCAATTTCTCTTCAGGCGCTTTTACAGAACTTTGTAAACATGCTCGACACTGTTATGATCGGGCGGCTTGGAAGTGTTGAAATTGCAGCGGTAGGGCTGGGCAATCAGATCTTTTTTATTCTCAATATGATTCTTTTTGGAATTACTTCTGGCGGCGGAGTTTTTATCGCTCAGTTCTGGGGAAAGAAAGATATTAAGGGAATCAGAAAGTCATTAGGTTT
The Treponema bryantii DNA segment above includes these coding regions:
- a CDS encoding deoxycytidylate deaminase; the protein is MDTRRDKTNYYLDIAEEVSKRCTCLRRHYGALIVKNDEIVSTGYVGAPRGRANCTDLGYCIRAKLNIPRGERYELCRSVHAEANAIISAPRDRMIDSTLYLTGIEVSDKSYIKNANSCSMCKRMVINAGIKTVVIRLNHDEYKTIEVSSWVENDESIDGTMGY
- a CDS encoding acyl-ACP thioesterase domain-containing protein codes for the protein MNNSLIFETEREISSAFIDSSVRMGVAQSVLLVQDNLTESFNAMDCDGVIYREKFNAFWVFTKTKVHFERRPDWREIITARTFPIDNLGMRTHVNTQFVDKNGQTLLVANQEACVLSLENHRPLKITNLPYPKENFPEAVYNEPFERFPSDFSDDEFVFEQQIRSSQIDMSHHMNNIEYIKFALCVFSDNFLQSHEITDLEVHYTGESKEGQILKVYKKEDPEVHGKIYIHIKESDRCVFECCVKIKD